A region of Oncorhynchus masou masou isolate Uvic2021 chromosome 29, UVic_Omas_1.1, whole genome shotgun sequence DNA encodes the following proteins:
- the LOC135520303 gene encoding LOW QUALITY PROTEIN: dyslexia-associated protein KIAA0319 homolog (The sequence of the model RefSeq protein was modified relative to this genomic sequence to represent the inferred CDS: deleted 3 bases in 2 codons) produces MQTGAHLLLCLILHYVEAAEASQCWQGATYSEAVVSPALRSSNILRVPDVSSLAQCAGACCDLPGCNLAWLFEHRCYILSCQQRENCQPRQRPGADSYMAFLQRGPPRPLLQSLVRGEPYPSRWRPHPSGDVEALKDLALLDGPQTDFGDPGGMDLEYPESELGPEDNGGDLPDWPAALEGRDGFNLSESEGRLEGLGFATEGAESSLPSPSTGSTVNQGAPPGDPTSADTPENKKDSELQNTSMASSGPTFTPKPQNDSVHSSQPSQIRTFHPNKAPSHLSSTIPLTTSTQTELTLPRDTVELVASVGPEHQTAVRRNQTPKAITLPVTEVVSHPASSTIIKGSQSTDDGVIISHHWEQLGGPSIELGAFSDTQIPNLSNLAPGEYTFRLTITDSEGLSDSTTATVKVIQPVENDRLPYPSHDTLTPTSSPDLAATLVHRQGDPTAATSSVTTAATQMTENKNTPIAEVKESNGAPVAVVGPNRQLTLPVTSITLDGSSSTDDHAVTSYHWDTIRGPPGSRTEGVDKPVAIVTGLRAGRYTFSLTVSDQEGLTDSAFLTVRVQEARSLPPVAHASGSHTLTLPNNSLVLRGSVTDGDPAEVHFLWVRDSQSPAAGDVLYGSEQQALLYLANLVEGTYVFQLHVTDTQGRSSTATATVEVRPDPGGREEVEVEMLVALAQVSVSQKDTVLRQLAALLHVLDNDIHLRCLWGHSDLSTVLRFSVQGPEGPVPGPKLASVLRGQLLREKTDYLLFRVLRVDTVMCLLRCSGHGTCDPITKECVCDPFWTENLIRRFFGDGESNCEWRVLYFILSFFMVIVFIVTVTWACVYCCKRRSRTKVRKKTKYTILDNMDEQEKMELRPKYNIKHRSTEHNSSLMMSESELDSDQDTIFSRDRPVRSRNRTNAQAARNGNTFG; encoded by the exons ATGCAGACAGGAGCTCACCTGCTTCTCTGTCTCATCCTGCACTATGTGGAAG CTGCAGAGGCGTCACAGTGCTGGCAGGGTGCGACCTATTCAGAGGCTGTGGTCTCCCCGGCCCTGAGAAGCAGCAATATCTTGCGGGTGCCGGACGTGTCATCTCTGGCGCAGTGTGCCGGGGCCTGTTGTGATCTGCCTGGTTGTAACCTGGCCTGGCTGTTTGAGCATCGCTGCTACATCCTCAGCTGCCAGCAGAGGGAGAACTGCCAGcccagacagagacctggagctGATTCTTATATGGCCTTCCTGCAGAGAGGACCCCCCAGACCC CTGCTCCAGTCTCTGGTCAGGGGGGAGCCCTATCCCAGTCGCTGGAGGCCCCACCCCTCTGGGGACGTGGAGGCACTGAAGGACCTAGCCCTGTTAGATGGGCCCCAGACGGATTTTGGTGACCCAGGTGGGATGGATTTGGAATACCCTGAGAGTGAACTTGGCCCTGAGGATAACGGTGGGGATCTTCCAGATTGGCCTGCAGCATTGGAAGGGAGGGATGGTTTCAACCTATCAGAAAGTGAAGGCAGGTTAGAGGGGCTGGGATTTGCAACTGAAGGGGCTGAGAGCAGCCTGCCCAGTCCTTCCACTGGGTCGACAGTCAACCAGGGGGCACCCCCCGGCGACCCCACGTCTGCCGATACACCTGAAAACAAGAAA GATAGTGAACTACAGAACACATCCATGGCCAGCTCAGGGCCAACATTCACGCCCAAACCACAGAATGACAGTGTTCACTCCTCCCAACCGAGCCAAATAAGGACTTTCCATCCCAATAAAGCCCCATCTCATCTGTCCAGTACTATACCCCTGACCACATCCACACAGACAG AGCTAACATTGCCA AGGGACACAGTGGAGCTGGTAGCCTCCGTCGGCCCAGAGCACCAAACTG CGGTGAGAAGGAACCAGACCCCCAAAGCCATCACCCTCCCAGTAACCGAGGTCGTGTCACATCCTGCCAGCTCAACCATCATCAAGGGCAGCC AGAGTACTGATGATGGAGTGATCATCAGCCATCACTGGGAGCAGCTTGGAGGTCCATCCATAGAGCTTGGAGCTTTCTCAGACACACAGATTCCCAACCTATCCAACCTTGCCCCTGGGGAGTACACATTCAG GTTGACCATTACAGATTCTGAAGGGTTGTCAGACTCCACCACGGCTACAGTGAAGGTTATTCAGCCAGTGGAGAATGACCGACTGCCCTACCCCAGCCATGACACCCTCACTCCCACCTCAAGCCCTGACCTTGCTGCTACCCTGGTCCACAGACAGGGTGACCCTACTGCAGCCACCTCCTCTGTCACTACCGCTGCCACTCAGATGACAG AGAACAAAAACACCCCCATAGCTGAGGTCAAGGAGTCAAACGGAGCCCCTGTGGCTGTAGTGGGTCCTAACAGGCAGCTGACCCTCCCAGTGACCAGCATTACCCTGGACGGAAGCAGCAGCACTGATGACCACGCCGTCACTAGCTACCACTGGGACACCATCAG AGGTCCTCCAGGGTCAAGGACAGAGGGTGTGGACAAGCCCGTAGCCATAGTAACGGGCCTCAGAGCGGGCCGCTATACATTTAGTCTGACTGTGAGTGACCAGGAAGGGCTGACAGACAGTGCCTTTCTCACAGTCAGGGTTCAAGAGG CCAGAAGCCTTCCCCCTGTAGCGCACGCCAGCGGCAGCCATACACTCACCTTGCCCAACAACTCCCTGGTGCTCAGAGGCTCAGTGACGGATGGTGACCCAGCCGAGGTGCACTTCCTCTGGGTCCGGGACAGTCAGAGCCCTGCTGCTGGG GATGTGCTGTATGGTTCAGAGCAGCAGGCCTTACTGTACCTGGCCAACTTGGTGGAGGGGACCTATGTGTTCCAGCTGCATGTCACAGACACCCAGGGACGCAGCAGCACCGCCACAGCCACCGTGGAAGTGCGGCCAG ACCCTGGTGGTCGtgaggaggtagaggtggagatgtTGGTGGCGCTGGCCCAGGTGAGTGTGTCACAGAAGGACACAGTGCTCAGACAGTTGGCAGCACTGCTCCATGTCCTGGACAATGACATCCACCTCAGGTGCCTATGGGGACACTCAGATCTCAG caCAGTGCTGAGGTTCTCAGTGCAGGGTCCTGAGGGGCCAGTCCCTGGTCCTAAACTGGCCAGTGTGCTGCGTGGTCAGCTGCTGAGGGAGAAGACTGACTACCTGCTCTTCAGAGTCCTTCGAGTGGATACAGTCA TGTGCTTGCTCCGCTGCTCGGGCCATGGAACGTGTGACCCAATCACCAAGGAGTGTGTCTGTGACCCCTTTTGGACGGAGAACCTAATTCGCAGGTTCTTTGGCGACGGAGAGAGCAACTGTG AGTGGCGGGTTCTCTACTTCATCCTGTCCTTCTTCATGGTCATTGTCTTCATCGTGACAGTCACTTGGGCATGTGTGTACTGCTGCAAAAG GAGGAGTCGCACTAAGGTCAGGAAGAAAACCAAGTACACTATACTGGACAACATGGACGAACAGGAGAAAATGGAGCTAAGGCCCAAATACA ACATCAAACACAGGAGCACAGAGCACAACTCCAGCCTCATGATGTCCGAGTCAGAGCTGGACAGTGACCAGGACACCATCTTCAGCCGAGACCGACCGGTCCGGAGCAGAAACCGGACCAATGCTCAGGCTGCCCGCAACGGGAACACCTTCGGATGA